From a single Microbacterium murale genomic region:
- the soxR gene encoding redox-sensitive transcriptional activator SoxR, with the protein MVESGETSPSHAPDELLSIGEMSRRTGVAVSALHFYEKLNLIASTRTPGNQRRYPRHMLRRVSLITVSKRLGIPLADVQEAFADVPLTETPSHEDWQRASRRWKRDLERRREGIERLERELTGCIGCGCLSMKACGLLNPDDALGSQGSGPQRLQDLEDSDD; encoded by the coding sequence ATGGTCGAATCGGGCGAGACGTCACCGTCGCACGCCCCGGATGAGCTGCTCAGCATCGGCGAGATGAGCAGGCGCACCGGCGTGGCTGTCTCCGCCCTGCACTTCTACGAGAAGCTCAACCTCATCGCATCGACGCGCACACCAGGCAATCAGCGTCGATACCCTCGCCACATGCTCAGGCGCGTCTCTCTGATCACGGTCTCCAAGAGACTCGGCATCCCGCTCGCCGACGTGCAGGAGGCGTTCGCCGACGTCCCCCTCACAGAGACGCCGAGCCACGAGGACTGGCAGCGTGCATCACGACGATGGAAGCGCGACCTGGAGCGACGACGCGAGGGGATCGAGCGTCTGGAACGAGAGCTGACGGGATGCATCGGCTGCGGCTGCCTGTCGATGAAGGCGTGCGGCCTGCTCAACCCCGACGACGCCCTCGGAAGCCAGGGCTCGGGCCCGCAGCGACTGCAGGATCTGGAAGACTCCGACGACTGA
- the fdxA gene encoding ferredoxin — MTYVIALPCVDVKDRACIDECPVDCIYEGERSLYIHPDECVDCGACEPVCPVEAIYYEDDLPEEWADYYKANVEFFDDIGSPGGAAKLGVIAHDHPLVDALPPQGGTE, encoded by the coding sequence ATGACGTATGTGATCGCGCTGCCCTGCGTCGATGTCAAAGATCGAGCGTGCATCGACGAATGCCCTGTCGACTGCATCTACGAGGGGGAGCGTTCGCTCTACATCCATCCGGACGAATGCGTGGATTGCGGTGCGTGCGAGCCGGTGTGCCCTGTCGAGGCGATCTACTACGAGGACGATCTGCCCGAGGAATGGGCCGACTACTACAAGGCGAATGTCGAGTTCTTCGACGACATCGGCTCCCCAGGCGGCGCCGCGAAGCTCGGGGTGATCGCGCACGATCATCCGCTGGTCGACGCCCTGCCTCCACAGGGAGGAACCGAATGA